One genomic window of Bactrocera dorsalis isolate Fly_Bdor chromosome 4, ASM2337382v1, whole genome shotgun sequence includes the following:
- the LOC125778059 gene encoding uncharacterized protein LOC125778059: MSHSVTITRTTTSTTNTSYIVLNTGYLKSFTGLLKLFEMLLGIATVGIFGYYWNGSATSAEIFFFLMATTFLIGTFCLLLSCLTSLSTGGIISKTIYELIYHSVAAILLLAASLNLVIVLNDRYFRYGKQYEAYMAAGIMGLVNTVLYFISAFLAHRSYRGI, from the exons ATGTCTCACTCAGTGACAATCACCAGAACGACCACCAGCACGACAAATACGTCCTATATTGTACTTAATACTGGATACTTGAAGTCATTCACgggtttattaaaattattcgaaatg CTGCTCGGCATCGCCACAGTTGGCATCTTCGGCTATTACTGGAACGGAAGTGCCACTTCGGCAGAAATTTTCTTCTTCCTCATGGCCACGACATTCCTGATAGGAACATTTTGCCTTCTACTATCCTGTTTAACGTCGCTCAGCACGGGCGGCATTATATCGAAGACCATTTAT GAACTTATCTATCACAGCGTAGCAGCCATTTTGCTGTTGGCCGCTTCATTGAATCTCGTCATCGTGTTGAACGACAGATACTTCCGATACGGCAAGCAATACGAAGCTTACATGGCGGCCGGTATTATGGGACTTGTGAACACGGTGCTCTACTTCATTAGCGCATTCTTGGCTCACCGATCATATCGCGGCATCTAA